One Silene latifolia isolate original U9 population chromosome 4, ASM4854445v1, whole genome shotgun sequence DNA segment encodes these proteins:
- the LOC141653903 gene encoding protein ELC-like — protein sequence MEFVDTKLFSDPSILSYKDPTQKSLIRNHILHLIHDFPAFKPSNDTFFHVDGAFTELLKVSGLIPVSKILTDVPLVIWLHENYPVMAPMVYVGLNPDCPVHENHPFIDKSGVIAETHLNWDPHSSLCTLVHNLASLFVHDHPSMPSSILKMTVLDDLVPKVCKDFATINTRNRNEIEKWYSAQDELRRKASQVDGEISRLLVEREELEKRVIELRNYKDRLEKWVSTDTGAVMDRVETLTVDDAVEGIDVKSNVILESRAEDEALEDVMYALDKALVEGVMCFSEYMRRIRVAAREQFRYRDVLVKLKASLS from the coding sequence ATGGAGTTTGTTGATACAAAACTATTTTCGGACCCGTCTATACTCTCATACAAAGATCCTACACAAAAATCGCTAATAAGAAACCATATTCTTCATTTAATCCATGATTTTCCGGCATTTAAACCGTCTAACGACACGTTTTTTCACGTCGATGGTGCCTTTACGGAACTCTTAAAGGTTAGTGGACTTATTCCCGTGTCGAAAATCTTAACTGACGTACCTCTTGTTATTTGGTTACATGAGAATTACCCTGTTATGGCTCCTATGGTTTATGTAGGGTTAAATCCCGACTGCCCAGTTCATGAGAATCACCCCTTTATCGATAAATCAGGTGTAATTGCGGAAACTCACCTAAATTGGGACCCACATAGTAGCCTATGTACATTAGTACACAACCTAGCTAGCCTTTTTGTACATGATCATCCTTCAATGCCCTCGTCGATTCTTAAAATGACCGTCTTAGATGATCTCGTCCCAAAGGTTTGTAAAGACTTTGCTACAATCAATACTCGAAATAGAAATGAAATCGAGAAATGGTATTCGGCCCAAGACGAACTAAGACGAAAGGCTAGCCAAGTCGATGGAGAAATTAGTCGTCTCTTGGTTGAACGAGAAGAACTCGAGAAAAGGGTGATAGAATTAAGGAATTATAAAGATAGACTCGAGAAATGGGTATCCACAGACACGGGCGCAGTAATGGACCGTGTTGAGACATTAACAGTCGATGATGCAGTCGAAGGAATTGATGTGAAGTCGAATGTGATACTTGAAAGCAGAGCAGAAGATGAAGCATTGGAGGATGTAATGTATGCTTTAGATAAAGCACTTGTTGAAGGTGTGATGTGTTTTTCGGAGTATATGAGACGGATTCGAGTTGCGGCTAGGGAACAATTTCGGTACAGAGACGTCTTGGTGAAGTTGAAAGCGTCTTTGTCCTAA